Within Commensalibacter nepenthis, the genomic segment AATTAATTGAGATGTTATTTGCGCTTGAAATTCATTATTTACATTTAATGCGGAGTGCGTACCAACAGTTGCCCTTGAAGAACTTTGTATTTGATCTAATACAGTTTTATCTGAATTAGTTTGATTTTGTTGTTGTTGGTAAAAAGTTTGTAAAGTACTTAATTGATTACCATATACTTGGTGAGCCTGTTGTAATTGTTGTTGCAACTGTGGAAATTGTGAAACTGGATAATTACCAGATTGTAAACGGGTTATTATTTGATTTAAAGAACCGTTAGTTAATGCTTGTTGTTGAGTTAATTGATTCAAATTAGATAAATTATTAGTATTAGAAAACACTTGATTACCAATAGATTGTAATTGTGTAATTTGATTTTGAATTTGCTGCGCCATTGATTGCAACTGATTAGCCCATTGTGCAATCTGTGTTGCCTCTTGAGTGCATGTTGGACACAATGTTACAATTTGAGCTTTACTTATCGCTATATAAAATGGGCTAAAAATCAAAGATAATCCCATAATAAATAGAGTTTTTTTATTAAACATTTGATAACTCCTTTAATGATTGTTTTACTTCTGAATAAATATCTTCAAGAATTTCTGAACAATTTCTTTGTCTTGTCCATTCAATGACCCAATCATCACCATATTGACCTATTAACTTTCTAATTTCGTTAATATTTTCTTTTGAAGCTGCTCCCACAAAAGAAAGTGTAAGATCACCAAAACCAAAATCAATTAATCGACGACCATCTTCATTAACTACATAATATTGCCGTTGTTTTCTTGCTGTACTGATAATATCTAATTCAACATCAGAAAAACCAAATTGTTCATATATTTTACGGTTCGCTTCATTCTTAGCTTCCATATTCGGTAAATAAATCTTTGTTGCAGTTGACTCAATTAGAACATTAACCAATCCTGAATTAATTGCGTCTGCCAAACTTTGAGTTGCTAAAATAACAATACAATTAGCCTTAGCTAATGTTCTCAACCATTCTTCTAATAATTTTCGCATAAATTCATCTTGAAAGAACGTCCATGCTTCATCGATAACGACCATTGAAGGACTACCATCAAGTGACTTTATAAATTTTCTAACTAGATAAATCATAACAGGTAAAATAATTTTTTTATCTAGCCTTAGTAAATCTTCCATCTCAAAAACTGTTAATGAAGCATTATCTAAACCATCTATATCTGCATCTAAGAGATGTCCTGCTACATTACCTAATGTGTAATATGCCATAGCCTCTCTTATTCGTTCAGCTTGAACTGCGGAACAAAAACTAGTAATTGTTCTTTCATTTTTAGGAGCCATTACTAACTGTTCAATAGCTTGCTCAATATGCTTCATCTCATTTGGTAAAACATCATTTTGCATTTGCAATATACAACAATTCGCAACCCACTCTATTGCCCATAATTTATCAGCTAAAGTTTCTAAATCTGTTAATGGTGCAAATGCAAGTTGAGAATTTTCTGAACCAACTTCATAATGCCTCGCGCCAAAACGAGGATTAATTGCATTAACTAATGGAAATAAACTGTTCCCTTTATCAAAACAGCATATTTTAGCATTATTGTAACGTTTATACTGAGCAACAATAAAAGCAATTAATGAAGATTTACCTGATCTAGTTGGACCAAGTATTAAAGTATGTCCTAATTGCCCTGTATGTAAATTAAAGCGATAAGGCGTACTTCCTGTAGTAGCAGCCAAAGCTAAGGGAGGGCTATTTGGCGGAAAATAATCACAAGGACACGTTTCTTTACCAGCCCAAACTGACGCCAAAGGAAGCAAATCAGACAAATTAAGGGTATGAATAATTGGTCGTCTTACATTTTGATAAGTATGTGCTGGTAATGAACCAAAATAAGCTTCAACAGCATTAATTGTTTCTATTCTACCTCTAACACTACGCCTATTCATCTCGTTAATTATTTTAACAGCATTATCTTCTACAATATCCCTATCTTTACCCATTAAAATTATAACAGGTGTATAATAACCAAAAGTAACCATTCCGCCTTCGGCTTGTGACAAAGCATTTTGCGCCTCATTTGCCATAATTAAAGCGTCTTCGTTAATTGATCCGCCTTGTGTTTTAAACACTTGAGAAAAAAAACCTCTTGATTTCATTTTCCAAGCTTTTCTATAACTATTAAGTTCATTAACAGCTTGATGCGTATCAAGAAAAATAAAGCGTGATGACCATCTAAAAGAAATAGCCATCCCCTCTAACATATCCATTAATCCAGGATATGATTCCACTGGAAAACCTTCTACCGCAATACAATAGATAAAATTATCACCAATTTTAGGTGTTGCTCCCCCCCAAAATTCATCATTTACAATATAAGAATCAAGATATGCACCATATTTAGGAATATTGATTGCAGTCGAATCTCCACAAAGACAAAACGACAAATAATTTACTAAATGATCTCTAAATATCTCTTTTCCTTCGCTATTTATAAATGAATAGCTTTCTAATCTATTCATCTTTAAAACAGTAGATAAAGAGCCTTGAAGGTCTGCAATTGCTTGTTTAAAGCTTTTTAATAGTTTTAAACCAACATCTGTTTCTTTTTGATCGTCATCATATAGATAATCAACAACTTTTGAGTTTCTTCTCAATGGCGGTTTATATTGAACAATTAAAACTTGTTCGGTGATAAACAGAGAACCTTTATTTTCAAACTGTAATCTTCTTTCTTGATCAATTGCAGCAGTAATGGGATCAGTAAAAAAAGACTTATCTGGGGCTGGATAATGAGGGGCTGGTATTCTAGCACTATCAAACCAACACGCCCAACCACTGCCTAATCTTGAAAGAGCATCATTCACAATAGCTGTTTGATAGTTGCGCTCATAGTTAGAAGCTGCCCCCATATCTTCACCATGATATACCCATCCAGCTATTAAAGAGCCATCTTTACATAAAACGACCCCACTATCTATAAGTGCTGCCCAGTTTAATAGGTCAGCCAAACCTTTAATTTTCGAACGATACTCTTTTAGATTTAACATATATTTAGTCTTTTTTAAAAATTACATGAAGGCTTAGAACGTGGGTAATAATACCCTTTGTATTTAATTGACTTAAAATAAATACCAATCATAAAAGGGTCAGATTTTGCCATCATTCGTAAACAAAATATTCCTGTAATCCACATGAAAATTGAAACAACAATAGCTATTAAATTCATAGAGGTAACAGCCAATCCGACAGTTGCCATTATAAGCAGCAAAACAGGCTTTCTTTCACCACCCATAAGTAAATTAGCCCTGTGCAATGCTCTATAAATAGGAGTATGACGAAGACTATTATTCATTAGAAAAATACTGCCCCATTTGAGAATAAACTTGAGTAAACACTGGTTGCTAAGGCAACAAGAGCAATAATTAAAACCAGATACACAATACGTCTGGTAAACTCTGATACTTCACCACCCCAAATTAAGGTTGCACCAGCAGCGACAATACCGATAATACTTACAGCATAAGCAACAGGGCCATCCATACTCTGCATTACTGTTTGCAATGGTGTCTCCCAAGGAAGCGAGCCACCACCACCAGATGAAGCTGCATATACAGTTTTTGAACGTAGCAACATTAAAAATGAAGCTAGAAAAACAGCATTACGTTTAGTAAATATTTTTTTCATTTATTCTTATTATCCTTTTAAACAAATTTGTTTTTACATAAATTACGGGTTATGTATTTCCCATCCTTAAAGCCATCTACACTAATAATATGTGAGATGGTTCTGCCTTGTTTTGTTTTTGTAATATTAATAACCAAACCTATTGCTTCCGCTATCAAAGCGTTCATAGGATTTGGAACAACCTCAAGGCATAACTGTTCTAGTCTTAATAAAGCCCCTAATTCACCTTTATTCGCATGAATTGAAGCAAACCCACCAGGATGATCTGTTGTCCAAGCCTTTAATAATGTATGAGCTGATCCGTCTCTAACCTCACCAACATCAATACTGTCTGGTCTAAGTCGTAAAGAAAGCTTCAATAAAGCAAGCAATGAAACATGAACTGAGGTCTGTAACATTTTACAGTTATCTGCAACTCGCTTTAGCTCTGCTGTATCCTCCATAATAATTCTTCTATTATTTGGGAAAATAGATACAGCATGGCTTATACAGGTATTTAATAAAGTTGTTTTCCCTG encodes:
- a CDS encoding VirB4 family type IV secretion/conjugal transfer ATPase, which gives rise to MLNLKEYRSKIKGLADLLNWAALIDSGVVLCKDGSLIAGWVYHGEDMGAASNYERNYQTAIVNDALSRLGSGWACWFDSARIPAPHYPAPDKSFFTDPITAAIDQERRLQFENKGSLFITEQVLIVQYKPPLRRNSKVVDYLYDDDQKETDVGLKLLKSFKQAIADLQGSLSTVLKMNRLESYSFINSEGKEIFRDHLVNYLSFCLCGDSTAINIPKYGAYLDSYIVNDEFWGGATPKIGDNFIYCIAVEGFPVESYPGLMDMLEGMAISFRWSSRFIFLDTHQAVNELNSYRKAWKMKSRGFFSQVFKTQGGSINEDALIMANEAQNALSQAEGGMVTFGYYTPVIILMGKDRDIVEDNAVKIINEMNRRSVRGRIETINAVEAYFGSLPAHTYQNVRRPIIHTLNLSDLLPLASVWAGKETCPCDYFPPNSPPLALAATTGSTPYRFNLHTGQLGHTLILGPTRSGKSSLIAFIVAQYKRYNNAKICCFDKGNSLFPLVNAINPRFGARHYEVGSENSQLAFAPLTDLETLADKLWAIEWVANCCILQMQNDVLPNEMKHIEQAIEQLVMAPKNERTITSFCSAVQAERIREAMAYYTLGNVAGHLLDADIDGLDNASLTVFEMEDLLRLDKKIILPVMIYLVRKFIKSLDGSPSMVVIDEAWTFFQDEFMRKLLEEWLRTLAKANCIVILATQSLADAINSGLVNVLIESTATKIYLPNMEAKNEANRKIYEQFGFSDVELDIISTARKQRQYYVVNEDGRRLIDFGFGDLTLSFVGAASKENINEIRKLIGQYGDDWVIEWTRQRNCSEILEDIYSEVKQSLKELSNV
- the trbD gene encoding conjugal transfer protein TrbD; translated protein: MNNSLRHTPIYRALHRANLLMGGERKPVLLLIMATVGLAVTSMNLIAIVVSIFMWITGIFCLRMMAKSDPFMIGIYFKSIKYKGYYYPRSKPSCNF
- a CDS encoding TrbC/VirB2 family protein, with amino-acid sequence MKKIFTKRNAVFLASFLMLLRSKTVYAASSGGGGSLPWETPLQTVMQSMDGPVAYAVSIIGIVAAGATLIWGGEVSEFTRRIVYLVLIIALVALATSVYSSLFSNGAVFF
- the trbB gene encoding P-type conjugative transfer ATPase TrbB, whose amino-acid sequence is MQSQEPLALQHQRLIQKMRREFGQDVINLLFEDNVTEIILNDDGFLWVERLGFPMEKIGKLPESQAAAAIKSVAAFWKGFATEEQPIVEAVMPIDGVSRFAGVLPPVVKKPSFCIRRHTSKVVTFDDYIKSGIMSEEDRDIICSRIQQKDNILVAGGTGSGKTTLLNTCISHAVSIFPNNRRIIMEDTAELKRVADNCKMLQTSVHVSLLALLKLSLRLRPDSIDVGEVRDGSAHTLLKAWTTDHPGGFASIHANKGELGALLRLEQLCLEVVPNPMNALIAEAIGLVINITKTKQGRTISHIISVDGFKDGKYITRNLCKNKFV